One Pigmentibacter ruber genomic window, TGTAACATATAGATTGCTATTTGTTTTATTCTCTCGAATATATGTTTCGTTATCATCGAAATCTTGAATATGTAATTCACCCTGCTGCGGAATTAAAAAAGGTATTTTCTCAGGAAAAACTTTTGAATATTCAATCATATCATTAGGTATAAAGATTTGTAAAAAATTTTCGCTGCGGCTTTGACTTTTTCTAGGATCGATAGATAGAGAAATTCTTTTTAATTCTTTTTTTTCTTGAATCAAAGCTTCTAATAAACTGGCGCATCGTTCAAATTTAAAGCCAGAGGCATCAACTATAACTTTGTTCATTTCTTTATCTTGGCCAATTTCAGTCAATTGTTGTAATGATTTTTTTAAATTTTGACTAGCTGTTAAGTAAGATATTTCATGATGTGAATTTAGAACGAATAGAATACCTGGAGTCGTTGGTATATTTTCAACTATTGCTGGATTAATTCCTGGCCCTAATTTTCTTACGGTTTCAGCATCAGATTGTAACTTTAGAAGATCATCACAAGATTTGAAACCATTTTTCTCACATACTTCAATAATTTTCCAAAATATATTTGCAGTCATTTCTGCGTCTGCTAAAGCAGTATGTGCATCTAATACGGGAATATTAAAATATTCAGCAACACCTGATAGGGTTTTTGAAGGAATTTCATTTAAAATATTAGTGACTAATATATGTGTACAGAAGTAAAAATTTTTGAATTCTTCGTTTTTAAATTCTCGCATATGGTATGCTAAATAAGCAATATCTCCTTGGGCTCCATGTGCTACAATAATAGAATTTCCAACAAACTTAATGAAATCTTCGAAAACTTCTTTTATAGTAGGTGCTTTTGCTACCATTTCATTATTAATTTTTGTTATTTTTTGAACAATGCTTGGAATGTGTCTCTTAGGATTTATAAGTGTTTCAAAACGAGCAACTTCAACCCCTTGACTGTATTTAATAGCGCCAATTTCAATAATAGAACTGTTATATGGATTTCCACCAGTAGTTTCTAAATCAAAAAAAACAATGTCCATTTGTGCAGGTAAAAGGTTTAACCATTGAGGTCTATTTGGATTGCTTATGATTTCTGAAGGTAGACAGGACTGATCTCTTCTAGGTGGTTTATAATTGAATTTAAATGGACGGTTGTTCTTATTTTGAAATGTCATTTGATATCATTCCAGAGAATTTAATTATTATGTATATCGCTAAAAGCAAAATATAGCACTCAAACCCTATTATCTCCCATAATATCACTTGCCAGTCAATATCGATTGTAGTTGGTTTATGTTCAGGGTTTGGTACTCTGCAGACAGAAAACTGTTTTTGAAAATTGCTTGTGCTTCCGTTAGAATTTTGCTTTCAAGATATTCATCACTACTTGATGGATCGTGATGATAAATTGCATAATATTTTACATTAGAATTTTTAGCAATACTTGCCCCTGCTTTTGCTGTGGAATGCCCCCAGCCAACATAGTTTTTATAGTTACTATCAGAGTAAGTGGTGTCATAAATTAACAAATCTGCATTTTTTATAAATTTCTCTAACTCATAATCTTTTATGCTACCATGTTCATGATCGGAGGCATATACAACACAGTTTCTTTTATGAAAATCCCAAACTTTATAAGCCAATGCTTCTTGGGG contains:
- a CDS encoding exonuclease domain-containing protein; translated protein: MTFQNKNNRPFKFNYKPPRRDQSCLPSEIISNPNRPQWLNLLPAQMDIVFFDLETTGGNPYNSSIIEIGAIKYSQGVEVARFETLINPKRHIPSIVQKITKINNEMVAKAPTIKEVFEDFIKFVGNSIIVAHGAQGDIAYLAYHMREFKNEEFKNFYFCTHILVTNILNEIPSKTLSGVAEYFNIPVLDAHTALADAEMTANIFWKIIEVCEKNGFKSCDDLLKLQSDAETVRKLGPGINPAIVENIPTTPGILFVLNSHHEISYLTASQNLKKSLQQLTEIGQDKEMNKVIVDASGFKFERCASLLEALIQEKKELKRISLSIDPRKSQSRSENFLQIFIPNDMIEYSKVFPEKIPFLIPQQGELHIQDFDDNETYIRENKTNSNLYVTFGEQDESVIPITRTRKISSIYKSDKFKLSRLRNTENESHIRIGHLKEGIGYCFGPFPQPKVALAELQELINFFPFEYNTYTMHERFAHLRVIISLLNGNIDEEIYRIEKASKKTKAIKNFSKWLRNLNLLRQIKYIKEKINHNIVGLKPKSGLCLISNNDFKEFDIAIVVNGKVAKKTRLPFEQSERLKSSRYFTRLFENYYNEINSPLSPIVFTDDVCSDMELFSYWLHNRKGEGEWIDFNELESLYNTSLI